One Pararge aegeria chromosome 1, ilParAegt1.1, whole genome shotgun sequence genomic region harbors:
- the LOC120624789 gene encoding SH3 domain-binding protein 5-like isoform X1, with protein sequence MSEGVAECTEKLDPRVQIELERLNTATDEINRLEVELDEARLAFRRLLAEGHLRIQQLTKKLGTSVHKARPYYEARFRANITSQELQAANITYDKANSAHAAAREMVYLAEQGLARLAEGSGGLTLDPAWQEMLNHATHRVNQAESDRAAATVTQRTKAAAHRAATALVQQLQNGLKRHIAKSRPYFEEKARINSALEAQKARIQTLEVQVADAKQKYSSALRNLERISDEIHRHRSRRQSTRNDLDRSTITDTTSESNASETLEELCAHNNDENVREWLRRADRSDPDTWTEIDLDYSSPEEISFEKCSLRPRSTPEKSSPPSPMETKVSAASPRRIIRTADRSAAIRAELEKGRRQSLDALFHDTGEKVKEMFQGLSLFGERRGSGSAPRTPRRSSPRSRRSPAPDGASSTSDERYSDTDSLTSMEMLTDDQIASLMLDAQLEAVCERLAGVARIPRSPQSPEARY encoded by the exons ATGAGCGAAGGCGTAGCAGAATGTACCGAAAAGCTAGATCCCAGGGTCCAG ATCGAGCTAGAGCGCCTGAACACAGCAACAGATGAGATCAACCGTCTTGAAGTAGAATTGGATGAAGCCAGGCTCGCGTTCCGTCGACTCTTGGCTGAGGGGCATTTGCGAATACAGCAGCTCACTAAGAAACTTGGCACAAGTGTGCATAAAGCACGGCCCTATTATGAAGCCAGATTTCGAGCTAACATT acCTCACAAGAACTCCAAGCAGCTAACATCACGTACGACAAAGCAAATAGTGCTCATGCGGCTGCCAGGGAGATGGTCTATCTGGCGGAGCAGGGCCTTGCAAGACTTGCTGAGGGCTCGGGGGGACTCACACTGGACCCTGCCTGGCAAGAGATGCTCAACCACGCCACACATCGGGTCAACCAG GCGGAGTCAGACCGCGCGGCGGCGACGGTGACGCAACGCACAAAGGCTGCGGCGCACCGCGCGGCGACCGCACTCGTGCAACAGCTACAGAACGGCCTCAAGCGACACATCGCCAAGTCCAG GCCGTACTTCGAGGAGAAAGCTCGAATAAACTCAGCATTAGAAGCCCAGAAAGCTCGAATCCAAACCCTGGAGGTACAAGTGGCGGACGCGAAACAGAAATACTCTTCGGCTTTGAGGAATTTAGAGAGGATATCCGATGAAATACATCGGCATAGATCGAGAAGACAGTCCACTAGAAATG ACTTAGACCGTTCAACAATTACAGACACTACAAGCGAGTCCAACGCCAGCGAAACTCTTGAGGAGCTCTGCGCGCATAACAACGATGAAAATGTGCGCGAGTGGCTACGACGGGCGGACAGGAGTGATCCGGACACTTGGACTGAGATCGACCTGGACTATTCCAGCCCGGAGGAA ATCAGTTTCGAAAAATGCTCTCTTCGACCACGGTCGACACCAGAAAAATCATCACCTCCCAGTCCCATGGAAACCAAAGTGTCAGCGGCTTCCCCAAGGCGCATCATCAGGACTGCAGACAGGAGTGCAGCCATACGCGCCGAGTTGGAGAAAGGTAGACGGCAGAGTCTAGATGCCCTGTTTCATGATACGGGAGAAAAGGTCAAGGAGATGTTTCAAG GTCTATCGCTGTTCGGCGAGCGCCGCGGCTCGGGCTCCGCTCCGCGCACCCCGCGTCGGTCTTCGCCCCGCTCCCGCCGGTCGCCGGCGCCCGATGGAGCTTCATCCACTTCTGACGAACGGTACTCCGACACCGACAGTTTGACCAG TATGGAAATGCTGACTGACGACCAGATAGCTTCACTAATGTTGGACGCGCAACTAGAGGCTGTGTGCGAACGTCTCGCCGGGGTCGCCAGAATTCCGCGCTCACCGCAGTCGCCCGAAGCTCGATATTGA
- the LOC120624789 gene encoding SH3 domain-binding protein 5-like isoform X2, whose protein sequence is MSEGVAECTEKLDPRVQIELERLNTATDEINRLEVELDEARLAFRRLLAEGHLRIQQLTKKLGTSVHKARPYYEARFRANITSQELQAANITYDKANSAHAAAREMVYLAEQGLARLAEGSGGLTLDPAWQEMLNHATHRVNQAESDRAAATVTQRTKAAAHRAATALVQQLQNGLKRHIAKSRPYFEEKARINSALEAQKARIQTLEVQVADAKQKYSSALRNLERISDEIHRHRSRRQSTRNDTTSESNASETLEELCAHNNDENVREWLRRADRSDPDTWTEIDLDYSSPEEISFEKCSLRPRSTPEKSSPPSPMETKVSAASPRRIIRTADRSAAIRAELEKGRRQSLDALFHDTGEKVKEMFQGLSLFGERRGSGSAPRTPRRSSPRSRRSPAPDGASSTSDERYSDTDSLTSMEMLTDDQIASLMLDAQLEAVCERLAGVARIPRSPQSPEARY, encoded by the exons ATGAGCGAAGGCGTAGCAGAATGTACCGAAAAGCTAGATCCCAGGGTCCAG ATCGAGCTAGAGCGCCTGAACACAGCAACAGATGAGATCAACCGTCTTGAAGTAGAATTGGATGAAGCCAGGCTCGCGTTCCGTCGACTCTTGGCTGAGGGGCATTTGCGAATACAGCAGCTCACTAAGAAACTTGGCACAAGTGTGCATAAAGCACGGCCCTATTATGAAGCCAGATTTCGAGCTAACATT acCTCACAAGAACTCCAAGCAGCTAACATCACGTACGACAAAGCAAATAGTGCTCATGCGGCTGCCAGGGAGATGGTCTATCTGGCGGAGCAGGGCCTTGCAAGACTTGCTGAGGGCTCGGGGGGACTCACACTGGACCCTGCCTGGCAAGAGATGCTCAACCACGCCACACATCGGGTCAACCAG GCGGAGTCAGACCGCGCGGCGGCGACGGTGACGCAACGCACAAAGGCTGCGGCGCACCGCGCGGCGACCGCACTCGTGCAACAGCTACAGAACGGCCTCAAGCGACACATCGCCAAGTCCAG GCCGTACTTCGAGGAGAAAGCTCGAATAAACTCAGCATTAGAAGCCCAGAAAGCTCGAATCCAAACCCTGGAGGTACAAGTGGCGGACGCGAAACAGAAATACTCTTCGGCTTTGAGGAATTTAGAGAGGATATCCGATGAAATACATCGGCATAGATCGAGAAGACAGTCCACTAGAAATG ACACTACAAGCGAGTCCAACGCCAGCGAAACTCTTGAGGAGCTCTGCGCGCATAACAACGATGAAAATGTGCGCGAGTGGCTACGACGGGCGGACAGGAGTGATCCGGACACTTGGACTGAGATCGACCTGGACTATTCCAGCCCGGAGGAA ATCAGTTTCGAAAAATGCTCTCTTCGACCACGGTCGACACCAGAAAAATCATCACCTCCCAGTCCCATGGAAACCAAAGTGTCAGCGGCTTCCCCAAGGCGCATCATCAGGACTGCAGACAGGAGTGCAGCCATACGCGCCGAGTTGGAGAAAGGTAGACGGCAGAGTCTAGATGCCCTGTTTCATGATACGGGAGAAAAGGTCAAGGAGATGTTTCAAG GTCTATCGCTGTTCGGCGAGCGCCGCGGCTCGGGCTCCGCTCCGCGCACCCCGCGTCGGTCTTCGCCCCGCTCCCGCCGGTCGCCGGCGCCCGATGGAGCTTCATCCACTTCTGACGAACGGTACTCCGACACCGACAGTTTGACCAG TATGGAAATGCTGACTGACGACCAGATAGCTTCACTAATGTTGGACGCGCAACTAGAGGCTGTGTGCGAACGTCTCGCCGGGGTCGCCAGAATTCCGCGCTCACCGCAGTCGCCCGAAGCTCGATATTGA